Genomic window (Eubalaena glacialis isolate mEubGla1 chromosome 6, mEubGla1.1.hap2.+ XY, whole genome shotgun sequence):
TTTGCCCTCCTGAAATGTTTGTTCTGTCTTCAGGCTTCCAAATAAGCCCAATGCTAGGGAAACAATACACATAAAGGAACCCCGTGGTTCTATTCATTCATCACTTCAGACTCTACAttcatgaattaataaataaatgctccTACATCAATCCAGTGAGCAAGTGACAGATTTTTGAACCTCAGCTTCTGGGTAATACACCTGGGTTATTTATAAATTGATTTAGTCACAAACAAAATGTTTCATGAGGAAGAAGATTCAATGATTTGTTAATCTCTTTCTATCCCCACTGCCACTGCCCAGGCATGTTACTTCAAATTTGGCTTTATTTTCACTGTTGACATTGATTAAAATGACATTGACGTTGCACGGAAAGGAAAAGAGGTCTTCAGCATAAATTACTGCTCCAGTGAGCAAGCATAAATCACTGAGATTGAAATGTCCCCTGTCTTAGTTGACCAGCCACCTGATCTCCATGAAAATTCTCAACAGAGAGCGAGGAACTTAGTGTCTTCTAAGCATGGCAACTTGGATTGGCTCCATGACACTGGCGTCTCTTCATATTTGCATATCAGACGTTGGCTGTATGCCTCTCTCGCTAATCAAGGAGGCATTTTGAGCCCTGCTGCACCAGTGTTCTCGTGGATGGTGGCCCTTGGTTCTCCTAGGTTCAAGATTTGACTCTTGTACTTCTCTTGCCAGTCCTCCACAATGTACTGGTGGTACGGGTCATTGGAGTGTTCTCGTCTCTTGGATTTCACTGTGCTCACCAGGATGGCTACAATGATAAAAGAGAACATTCCAATCATAACCATAAGGTACAAGATGACGTAGTAGAAGTTCTCAGCATCGACTTTGGCTTGCAGGGCCTCTTGCTCAGCTGTTGTGTTCCTGCGCCAATTGTCCATATAAGTAACAAAAATCCTTTTGAAGACATATTCCAGTGTCTGTGTCAGATTGGATGGAGTAGGCATATTTCCCTCCTGCtgcaatttaaagaataaaatatatgaacaagcttaagaaaatgaattctttctgcatttgGCTACCTTAAGGGATGGAGCGACGGGCATGCAAGGGGGGGAAgtaatattatttcttcttcacCTGGCTGGTGACTGAGTGAGTGCATATTttgttattctttaaattttgctATGCACCTGATGCATTGTTTGCATTCATGATATCTTACAATAAAAGTTTAATGGAGTACATAAAACTATATGTATTATGATGCGAATTTACATATGTGAATAAATATACGTGcagatgaaaatggaaaaaagactgGATAAATAGTTCAAAGTGTTAATAGTGGATGGTAtactcacagattttttttttccttatatttttcttcCGTTCAAAATTTTCATCAATAATCTTGCATTCATTACTTTGTTTCTAAATAGGTCGGTCACCTCACAATGGCTAGCACAATGCCTTGTTCATAACAGATACTCAACAGACATCAGCTGAATGAAGCAATGACTGACGTATGTTCTGTGTTTTCAGAGACTTATGGGTCAGAAGCTTGCAAGGGGCATTGACAGACTTTGCAATCTGCTCCATCTCCTATGTCTAGGCAGTGCTTTTTCCAGTTGTACCAAAGAGATGGGTATGTGCATCGTATTTGAAAGAAGTACTTTAGGTAAGTGATACAAAGGAACAACCTGAGAGATCATTCATATTTCTCAACTCCCACTCTCTTCTCCACCCTCACTTTCGCTGCCCAGCCACCAGCATCTCTCACCTGGCTGATACAATGCAATGCAATACAACCCTCCCCAAAACCACCTCCCCAGGGTCACATCTGCCCCTCTCTGCCCTGCACAGCAGTCAGTGTGCTCTTTTTAAGAGGGAAATGGGAGCACATCATTCCCCTGTTTTTAAAATGATGCAATACCTTCCTGTTCACAAAATAAAATCCTCATTCTTTTAACGGGTTTACCTGGCCTGGCCCGGCTGGCCCCTGACCACCTCCCCAGTTACTCTCTGCTTGTGGCAACTGGTCTTCCTGGCCTGCCTTCCTCCACATCAGTAAATCTTCTCCTGCTTCAGGACGTTTGCACATTCTGTTCCCTCAACCTGGAAtacttttccccttctcttccctctgctaCCTCCTCACCCTTTGGGGCCCAGCTTAACTGTCACTTCTGAGAAAACTCCCCCGGCCCTGCTCTCAAACCCCACCCCCATCATCACTTTTCTCCAATAGCATCTTACTACTTTTCTTCAAAGCACTCTTCCCAATATGTGGTGCTTCTGTGTATatgttgctgtgtgtgtgtgatgattgGCTTATGGTCTCACCTTTCCCACTCGACCATGATGTCTGTGAGGGCAGGGCTCACATCGCCTCTGTCTACCTTGGTTTAGTGAATGTTGGCACTAAACCAACTaaactggcacacagtaggcacacaATGGATGTCTGATGAGTAAATGAATGTGCCGGGAACATGCTGGCATCGGAAATGCAGCGATGACAAGTACGAGAATTCTGCCTGTGGAAGCTCAGTGTAGTGGGAGAGATGCAAACAAACGACCATGCAAGGTGCAGAGAGTTGTAACAGGTGTGAACAGAGTGGGTTGAAAAGAAACTTAACAAATAGGTAAGATTGCCCCAAAGTACTCACCAAGCATATTTTCCAAGCAATGTGACAGAGGCACGCTTTCTCCCCCTTAAAATAACACAGTTCACTGTGAAAGAGTATAGCTAAGCCGGCTTTAATCCGAGCCAAGACTTCACCACTGGCTCCTTAATCCTTGAAGAGCCCAGGTCTACTCATCTGGGGGGAGGTCACACTTGTTTCATCCATCCAAAaaaatccatcccttcccccttcccgtgctCTGTAGGACTCACCTTACAAATGTGACGGGGCAGGATCACTTCACCTACCAGTGCTCTCACCCTCTGTTTCTGCCAACCCTTTTCCACAGCTTCATCCAATAAAGAAAACTGTGATTTTTCCCAGCTTATATATCCCCCTGCTTCACCCTCTGGAGAGAATTCAGTTTCCTTCTGTGAAGCCAAATTGAAGAATGGGTAGAACATAGAGACaactaaaaaaccaaaaaccaaacaaacaaaaaacgaaaacaaacaaacaagaatccCAGAGGAGCTAAGTGTACAAAAGCAAAGACTGGGGGGGTGACGAGGGAAGTTTGGTCTGGTGGAAGACCCCAAGCGACTGTGGACTAAGAGGCAActgagaaggggaagaaggggacCTCTTCAGGGCAGAGAATTGGGTCCCCTTCGTGTTCTTCCTGCCAAGATGGGAAATAGTCTACTTATTTCTGCTCATTGGACAGCGGTTCTCTGAAGCAAGGCCAGCATGCACTGGGCTACACGAGGCCGCCTTGGATCTGGGTTCCCCCAGAGAGGAGGGGGCATTGCGAGCTCCTCTGTGCTCTGAGCTCCTCTGCCCGCCCGCCTCCTGTGCATCTCCTTCGTGGCTGTGCCGCTGTGCTTGGAATTCCAGTGGCGCCCCTGAGTGGAGGGAGTAAAGTCCCCGTGTTACAGGGGAAGGACAGCAGGGTCGGTCACGCTCACTGCCAACATCGTTCTGCGAATGCTTTCGTCAAAGCGACTCTGTAGCTTTTCACCACCTGTGAAAACTCTGGGCCAGGGCCTGTTCCTTCAGGGCTCCGAGGGACCACAGCGGACACAGGAGAGGCATGTTCTGAGGCTTAGCAAGACCATCCAGGACAGGGTGCCTCCAGG
Coding sequences:
- the KCNE2 gene encoding potassium voltage-gated channel subfamily E member 2, with the protein product MPTPSNLTQTLEYVFKRIFVTYMDNWRRNTTAEQEALQAKVDAENFYYVILYLMVMIGMFSFIIVAILVSTVKSKRREHSNDPYHQYIVEDWQEKYKSQILNLGEPRATIHENTGAAGLKMPP